The following DNA comes from Croceicoccus sp. YJ47.
CCGCGCGGTCGAGCGGATCGGTATCCTGCGCATTGGGATCGGTGAGGCCGAGCAGATCGGTCAGCAGCGGGGTGTCGCCTTCGTAGAGATAGTTCACATTGACCGACGGCACGACATCGGACCGGTCGCGGATCCACTCATACTGAAACAGCGCGGACAGCCGGGTCGTGGGTTCCACCAGCAGCTTGGCGCGGGCCTGCCACACGTCCTTTCCGCCCAGCGACTCCCCATTGAGACAGCCTTCCTGCCCCTGGAACTTGTTGGGCACGAACCCCGTCACCGGGCCGTAACACGCGCCATTCTTGTAATAGCCATCCGATTGTTCGTACCCGCCGACGAGCCGCAGCGCGGCGACATCGCCGATCGGCACGTTCACCGCCCCCTGAAGACGGGTGGTTCCGAAATCGCCATATTCGCCACGCACCTCGGCCCCGATGAAGCCAAGCTCGGGCCGCTTGGTCCGGACGGTGACGACACCGCCGGTCGTGTTCTTGCCGAAAAGCGTCCCCTGCGGCCCGCGCAGCACCTCGACCTGTTCGACATCGAAGGTGTCGAGCAATTGCGTCTGCACCGAGGGCACCACGAAATCGTCGACGAGCACGGCGACCGGAGGCTCGAAATACACGATGATCGAGGTCTGCCCAACCCCGCGCATGGCAAAGGATGCCGCATTGAAATTGGCGATGGTCGCGGCGGAAAAATTGGGAACGAAGGCGGCCAGGTCGCCGACATCGCGCGGCGCGGCCTGATCGATCAGCTGGCTGTCGACCGCGGACACGGCGACCGGCGTCGCCTGAAGATCGGTGGAGCGGCGCGTCGCGGTGACGAGAATTTCGCCCAGCCCGCCCGATGTGGTGACCGTGCCGGCAGGCGACCGCTCGTTCGAGGGTTCGGGCGCAGGGCCATCGTCGACCGGTCCGGCGGGGGCCGTTTCGGGCCCCTCTTGCGGCGAAACCTGCGCATGGGCGGCGCTCGCCATTCCCAACATGACAAACGGAGCCAACGCGCTCCGCATCAGGAAACGTGCCTTCATCATACCCTCTCTCCCCCATTGCAGCCGTATTGTCCGGCCGTCGGGTTTTGTGTTCGACACCCGATCTTGCGCCGGGCATTCGCCAACAATCATACATGTTTGTCTTTTTTACAACCCTGCTTGCGAATAGCGTGAAATTTTCTTCTCCTCTACCGCGGCTCGAGTTGTGAACGCCGCGAAAATCGCTTTGCAAAAGCAAACATGTATGTTTTTTATTACGGGAGACGGCCCGGCAAAAGGGCTGCTGACCGGAGAGACATGATGGCCTACAGCTTCCTTTCGCGCTTCCGCATAAAGGAGACCCGCGTTTCCGATTTTCTCGACGCCGCGCGCCAGATGGAGCAACAGGCGCGCGAGGAGGAAGGCGCGCTTTTCTTTCAGTTCTACCGCCTCGATCTGCCCGGAATGTTCGCCGTCCTGGAAAGCTTCGTCGATGAAAAGGCAGGCGAGGCGCATATGGAATATGAGCGGAACAAGCCGCTGATCGCGACGATGATCGACTGCATGGACGGCAGTTACGAACGCGAGATGCTGCTCGATCTGGAGTCTGCGTCGTGAAGGGCGGCAAGAGCTTCATCGCGCAGCTCCGCGCGAAACCGGGCCGCGGCGCCGAGCTTATCCGCCTTCAGGTCGAGATGAAGGGGCTGGTGTTCGAACGCGAGCCGGATGCCATCGTCTACGAACTGTTTCAGTCGGAAGACGACGAGGATCTGTTCCAGGTTGTCGCCACGTTCCGCGACGATGCCGCGTTCGACCATCACATGGCGGTCGATTTTCACGAGGCGCTCGTCCCCCCCATCCTCGATTGCGTCGAGGGCGAGATGGAGATCGCGTTCTACCGATCGCTGGGGTGACGCGCCCTGCGCCTCAGTCCATCTCGTCGTCGCCGAACTGCTCCACCCAGAGCTGCAGCGCGCGCGGATGGCCGGAAAGATCGTGGTGCAGCACATGGCGCAGGCCCGACCGGGCGGCGATGTCGATCACGGCGTCGGCCTGCGCATATCCGATCTCGACCATGGCGACGCCGCCGGGCGTCATGAGGTCGGGCAATTGCGGGATCATCGTGCGATAGGCGTCCAGCCCATCTTCGCCCGCGAAAAGCGCGCCCTCCGGCTCGAACCGGCGGACGTCGTCGGCAAGCGCCGGATCCTGCGTCGCGACGTAGGGCGGGTTGGCGAGCACCAGATCATAGGCCGGCATCACCCGGCGTTCCCACCCGATTTCGGTCCAGTCGGCCAGCCGCAATTCGGTGCGATCGGCAAGGTCCAGCTGTTCCGCGTTATGCTGCGCCATGGCGAGCGCCGCGCCCGACCGGTCGATCCCGACGCCGCGCGCCGCATCCCATGACGACAGCGCCGCGAGCAGGAGCGCGCCCGACCCCACCCCCATGTCGAGAATGCGCGCCGGCGGCCTGTCGGCGAGCACGTCGCGCGCCGCGTTGATCAGCACCTCGCTATCGGCCCGCGGGATCAGGACATGGCGCGATACCGCGAGTTCCAGCCCGTAGAATTCCTGACGCCCGGTGATATGCGCAAGCGGTTCGCCCGATGCGCGCCGCGCCACCAGATCGTCGAACCGTTCGGGCGCGGCCCGGTCCATGTGTTGCAGCAGCACCGTCGAGCGGTCGGTGCCCATCGCCTCCGCCATGAGCCATTCGGCGTCGAGCCGGGGATTGTCCGACACTTCGGCAAGCCGCGCCGCACCGTCACGCAATGCGGCGGCGATGGTGCGGTTGGCGCCGGGGGCGGAACCGGTTGCGGGGGCGTTGTCTTCCATCGTCATGCGTCGAACGTTCCATTGGGGACAGGGTTTCGCACCCGCCGGGGATACAGGCGCGCCATCACGAATTCTGCGCGGCCAGGCGTTTGGCCTGGTCCTCCGCAATGAGCGCATCGATCATTTCAGCAAGGCCCGGCCCTTCGAGAATTTCAGGCAGCTTGTGCAGGGTCAGCCCGATGCGGTGATCGGTCACGCGCCCCTGCGGAAAATTATAGGTGCGGATGCGTTCGGAACGGTCGCCGGACCCGACCATCGCCTTGCGCGCCTCAGCCTCTTCGCCATGGGCCTTTGCGCGCTCCATCTCGTACACGCGGGCGCGCAGCACCTGCATCGCCTTGGCGCGGTTCTTGTGCTGGCTGCGTTCGTCCTGCTGAATGACGACGATGCCGCTGGGGATATGGGTCAGGCGGACGGCGGAATCGGTGGTGTTCACATGCTGCCCGCCGGCGCCCGATGCGCGGTAGATGTCGATCTTCACATCCGCGTCGGCAATCTCCACATCCACCTCGTCCGGTTCGGGAAGGACGGCGACGGTGGCCGCGCTGGTATGGATGCGCCCGCCGCTTTCGGTGACGGGCACGCGCTGCACCCGGTGGACGCCGCTTTCGAACTTCATCCGCGCGAACACGCCGGTGCCGGTGACATGGGCGACGATTTCCTTGAACCCGCCGACATCGGATACGCTGGTGCTGATCGGTTCGATTCGCCAGCCGCTCTTTACCGCGAAACGTTCGTACATGCGGTAAAGGTCGCCGGCGAACAGCGCCGCCTCGTCCCCGCCGGTGCCGGCCCGGATTTCGAGCATCGCGGGCCGCGCATCGGCGCTGTCGCGGGGCAGCAGGGCCAGCGCGAGCCGATCCTCCGCCGCGGGCAATTCGCCGTCGATGCGGACGATCTCCTCTTCTGCCATCGCGCGCATCTCGGGATCCGTGAGCATCGCGCGGGCCTCGGCGAGCTCGCCGCGCATGGCGGCCACCCCGGCAGCCTCGCGCGCGACCGGTTCGAGTTCCGCATAATCGCGGCTGGCGGCGACGAAGGACTCCCCCTCCAGCGTGCCGCTGGCCAGCCGCGCCTCAAGCTCGGCAAAACGCCCGGCAATCTGGGCGAGGCGTTCGTCGGACACGCGCAAGGGTTCAACCCTTCAGCACGGGCAAAAGACCGGTAAGCGGCACACGCGCCTGCTCCCCGGTGGCGAGCGTCTTGACCGTCGCCTCGCCTGCGGCGAGTTCCTCGTCGCCGAGGATCACGGCATGACGCGCGCCGCTGTCGTTGGCGCGGCTCATCCGCTTTTTCATATTGCCCTTGAACGCCATGTCGACGGTGAGCCCTGCGCGGCGCAGATCGGCGACGATGCCCGCCGCCGCGGCCTCTGCCGCCGCGCCCATCGGCACGACCGCGACATCGGCGGATGGCTCGCCCCGTTCGCCGACCAGCATGGCCAGCCGCTCGATCCCCGCGGCCCAGCCGACCGCCGGGGTCGCCGGCCCGCCCAGTGCCTCGACCAGCCCGTCATAACGCCCACCGCCCAGCACGGTCCCCTGCGCGCCCAACCGGTCGGTCACGAATTCGAACGCGGTGTGCCGGTAATAATCGAGCCCGCGCACGAGCGACGCCGCCCGTTCCCATGCGACGCCCGCGGCATCCAGCCCTTCGGTGACGGCGGCGAAGAATTCCTGCGCCTCGCCCGAAAGGAACGCGTCGATCTGCGGCGCGTCGGCGACGAAGGCACGGTCGCGGCGATCCTTGGAATCGAGGATGCGCAGCGGATTGCGCTCCAGCCGGTCCTGCGAATCCTCCGACAGTTCGGCCCGGTGGTCGCCGAAATATTCGACGAGCGCACGGCGCCAGTTCTCCCGGCTTTCCCCATCGCCCAGCGTGTTCAATTGCAGGGTCACGCCGTCCGCAATGCCCAGCTCGCGCAGGAGCTGATCCGCCATGACGAGCAATTCAACGTCCGCCTGCGGTTCGGCGGCGCCGATGATTTCGGCGTCGATCTGGTGAAACTGGCGGTAGCGTCCCTTTTGCGGGCGTTCGTAACGGAACAGCGGGCCATGCGTGGCGAGTTTCAGCGGCGCGTGCTGCTGCCACCCGTTGGTCAGGAACGCGCGCGTCAGACCGGCGGTGAATTCGGGCCGGAGCGTGAGCGATTCGCCGCCGCGATCCTCGAAGCTGTACATTTCCTTCGACACGACATCGGTCGTCTCGCCCAGGCTGCGCGAAAACACGGCGGTCTTTTCGAAGACCGGCATCTCGACCCGGCGAAACCGGTAAAGGCGGCGAATGCGTTCGAAGGTTTCGACCACGTGGGCGAAGGCCTCCGCCTCCGCTCCGAAGATGTCCTGCGTTCCGCGAATGGCCTGCGGTGTGTCGATGCGCTTGTCCGTCATGGCGCGGCCTTTACCCGCAAAGCCCGCTCCTGCAAAGCATCGCCGCACCGCACTGGCGTATTGCATATGCGCGGCGCTCGCGGCACACCATCGCCCATGAAAAAGACCATCACGGGCCGCGCCCTTCTCACCGCCGCATCCCTTTTCGCCATCGCCATGCCCGCCCATGCACAGACACAGGCGGAGCAGCAGCGCTCGCTCCCGCAGGCCGTGCCGATTTCGCCGTCGGTGCCCGATCCGGTCGATACGCCATGGCCGGGCGGCACCATCGACCTCGCCGTCGATGCGACCGACATCACGCGCGGCGTGTTCCGCACGACCGAGACGATCCCGCTCGCGCCGGGGACGGAGCGTCTGACCCTGCTCTATCCCGAATGGCTTCCGGGCAAGCATGCGCCGCGCGGTTTCCTGGCCGAGCTGACCGGCATTCGTTTCACCGCCAATGGGCAGGATCTGAAATGGACGCGCGACCCGGTCGAGGTCTACGCCTTTCACGTCGAGGTTCCTGCCGGCACGGCGCAGGTCGCGGCGCAGCTCGTCTATACCTCCCCGCTGGAGCCGAACGAGGGGCGCATCGTCATGACGCCCGAGATGATGAACCTCAAGTTCGAGGATGTCAGCCTCTATCCCGCCGGGCATTACGTGCGCCGCATCGCGATCCGCCCGACGGTGACCTTTCCCGAAGGATGGGACGTCGCGACCGCGCTCGACGGGATAAGCCGCGCGGGCGACACCGTGCAATGGGCGACCACGGATTATCAGACGCTGGTGGATTCGCCGATCTTCGCAGGCGCCTATCACCGTGCGTGGGATCTGGGTCAGAACGTCGATCTCGAGGTGTTCGCCGATGCGCCGCGCTACCTCGAGGCGAGCGAGGAGCAGATCGACGCGCATCGCCGGCTCGTGGACGAGGCGATCGCGCTTTATGGCTCGAAACCGTTCGACCACTACGAATTCCTGCTCGGCCTCACCGACAAGCTCGGCGGGATCGGCCTTGAACATCATCGCAGTTCGGAAAACACGCTTCCGCCCGACACGTTTACCGAGTGGAAGAAGACCGAATACCGCCGCGGTCTGCTGCCCCATGAAATGACGCATAGCTGGAACGGCAAGTTCCGCCGCCCCGCGCGCCTGTGGACCCCCGATTATCGTCAACCGATGCAGGACAACCTGCTCTGGGTCTATGAAGGCATGACCAGCTACTGGGACATGGTGCTGGCCGCGCGTTCGGGATTGCAGACGACCGACCTGATCAAGGGCGACATCGCCCGCACGGTCGCCAATTACATGACGCAGCCGGGCCGGGCGTGGCGTTCGGTGGAGGACACGACGCACGATCCCATCTTCGCCGCGCGCAAGGCCAAGCCGTTTTCGAGCCAGTCCCGCGGTGAGGAATATTACAGCGAGGGCGCGCTGACCTGGCTGGAGGCGGACATGCTGATCCGGCGCGAGACGGGCGGCCGGAAATCGCTGGAGGATTTCAACAAGAGGTTCTTCGGGCTGCGCGACGGCGACTGGGGCGAGGTGACGTACGAGTTCGAGGATGTCGTCGCCGATCTCAACGCGGTTCATCCCTACGACTGGGCGAATTTCCTTGGCCGACGCCTGCAATTGCCGAACCAGCCGGCGCCGACGCGCGGGGTGGAGCTTGCCGGCTATCGCGTGGCATTCCGGCCCGAGCCCAACCCCTATGACGAGGCGATCATGGCGAACGCCAAATATCTCAACCTGTGGCATTCGCTTGGGCTGAACGTGGGCAATGACGGGTCCGTGTCCTCGGTCCTGTGGGACGGGCCAGCGTTCAAGGCGGGCATCGTCGGCGGGGCGGATATCGTCGCCGTCAATGGCGAGGCCTATGACAGCGACGCGATGAAGCGCGCCATTGCGGCCGCGGCCGATGGCGGCGGGCCGATCGAATTGCTGATCGAGCGGGGGGGCCGTTACCTCACCGTGCCGCTCGCCTATGACGGGGGGTTGCGCTATCCCTGGCTCGAACCGGTGGACGGGAAGGACGGCGAACAATTGCTCGATCGCCTGCTCGAACCGACGGTCGCCGATTGAAAAACGCGGCGCGGCCATGCGTGAGCCGCGCCGTGCCGGGGGCGCGAAATGCGCTCTTGGCGCAGGCGGCGCGCCGCGCTACAGCCCCGCCGGGTCACATGCTGCAACGCAGCGCCGGATAGACAGAGGACGAAAGCCCACATGCGTATCGACTTGATCCCGACCGGGTCCAACCCGCCCGAAAGCCTGAACGTCATCATCGAGGTTCCCGTTGGCGGCGAGCCGGTGAAATACGAATTCGACAAGGATTCGGGCGCATTGTTCGTCGATCGCATCCTGCACACGCCGATGCGTTACCCCGCCAATTACGGCTTCGTTCCGCACACGCTGTCGCCCGATGGCGATCCGCTCGACGCGCTCGTCGTGGCGCGCAGCCCGTTCGTGCCCGGCTGCGTCGTGCGTGCGCGTCCCATCGCGGTGCTCAACCTCGAAGACGAACATGGCGGCGATGAAAAGCTGGTCTGCGTGCCCGAGGATTCGACCTTTCCCTATTACACCAAGGTGTCGGAAAAGGGCGACCTGCCCGAAATCCTGTTCAAGCAGATCGAGCATTTCTTCACCCATTACAAAGACCTGGAAAAGGAAAA
Coding sequences within:
- a CDS encoding putative quinol monooxygenase, with amino-acid sequence MMAYSFLSRFRIKETRVSDFLDAARQMEQQAREEEGALFFQFYRLDLPGMFAVLESFVDEKAGEAHMEYERNKPLIATMIDCMDGSYEREMLLDLESAS
- a CDS encoding putative quinol monooxygenase, with protein sequence MKGGKSFIAQLRAKPGRGAELIRLQVEMKGLVFEREPDAIVYELFQSEDDEDLFQVVATFRDDAAFDHHMAVDFHEALVPPILDCVEGEMEIAFYRSLG
- the prmC gene encoding peptide chain release factor N(5)-glutamine methyltransferase, with the translated sequence MTMEDNAPATGSAPGANRTIAAALRDGAARLAEVSDNPRLDAEWLMAEAMGTDRSTVLLQHMDRAAPERFDDLVARRASGEPLAHITGRQEFYGLELAVSRHVLIPRADSEVLINAARDVLADRPPARILDMGVGSGALLLAALSSWDAARGVGIDRSGAALAMAQHNAEQLDLADRTELRLADWTEIGWERRVMPAYDLVLANPPYVATQDPALADDVRRFEPEGALFAGEDGLDAYRTMIPQLPDLMTPGGVAMVEIGYAQADAVIDIAARSGLRHVLHHDLSGHPRALQLWVEQFGDDEMD
- the prfA gene encoding peptide chain release factor 1: MRVSDERLAQIAGRFAELEARLASGTLEGESFVAASRDYAELEPVAREAAGVAAMRGELAEARAMLTDPEMRAMAEEEIVRIDGELPAAEDRLALALLPRDSADARPAMLEIRAGTGGDEAALFAGDLYRMYERFAVKSGWRIEPISTSVSDVGGFKEIVAHVTGTGVFARMKFESGVHRVQRVPVTESGGRIHTSAATVAVLPEPDEVDVEIADADVKIDIYRASGAGGQHVNTTDSAVRLTHIPSGIVVIQQDERSQHKNRAKAMQVLRARVYEMERAKAHGEEAEARKAMVGSGDRSERIRTYNFPQGRVTDHRIGLTLHKLPEILEGPGLAEMIDALIAEDQAKRLAAQNS
- the hisS gene encoding histidine--tRNA ligase; amino-acid sequence: MTDKRIDTPQAIRGTQDIFGAEAEAFAHVVETFERIRRLYRFRRVEMPVFEKTAVFSRSLGETTDVVSKEMYSFEDRGGESLTLRPEFTAGLTRAFLTNGWQQHAPLKLATHGPLFRYERPQKGRYRQFHQIDAEIIGAAEPQADVELLVMADQLLRELGIADGVTLQLNTLGDGESRENWRRALVEYFGDHRAELSEDSQDRLERNPLRILDSKDRRDRAFVADAPQIDAFLSGEAQEFFAAVTEGLDAAGVAWERAASLVRGLDYYRHTAFEFVTDRLGAQGTVLGGGRYDGLVEALGGPATPAVGWAAGIERLAMLVGERGEPSADVAVVPMGAAAEAAAAGIVADLRRAGLTVDMAFKGNMKKRMSRANDSGARHAVILGDEELAAGEATVKTLATGEQARVPLTGLLPVLKG
- a CDS encoding M61 family metallopeptidase is translated as MKKTITGRALLTAASLFAIAMPAHAQTQAEQQRSLPQAVPISPSVPDPVDTPWPGGTIDLAVDATDITRGVFRTTETIPLAPGTERLTLLYPEWLPGKHAPRGFLAELTGIRFTANGQDLKWTRDPVEVYAFHVEVPAGTAQVAAQLVYTSPLEPNEGRIVMTPEMMNLKFEDVSLYPAGHYVRRIAIRPTVTFPEGWDVATALDGISRAGDTVQWATTDYQTLVDSPIFAGAYHRAWDLGQNVDLEVFADAPRYLEASEEQIDAHRRLVDEAIALYGSKPFDHYEFLLGLTDKLGGIGLEHHRSSENTLPPDTFTEWKKTEYRRGLLPHEMTHSWNGKFRRPARLWTPDYRQPMQDNLLWVYEGMTSYWDMVLAARSGLQTTDLIKGDIARTVANYMTQPGRAWRSVEDTTHDPIFAARKAKPFSSQSRGEEYYSEGALTWLEADMLIRRETGGRKSLEDFNKRFFGLRDGDWGEVTYEFEDVVADLNAVHPYDWANFLGRRLQLPNQPAPTRGVELAGYRVAFRPEPNPYDEAIMANAKYLNLWHSLGLNVGNDGSVSSVLWDGPAFKAGIVGGADIVAVNGEAYDSDAMKRAIAAAADGGGPIELLIERGGRYLTVPLAYDGGLRYPWLEPVDGKDGEQLLDRLLEPTVAD
- the ppa gene encoding inorganic diphosphatase, yielding MRIDLIPTGSNPPESLNVIIEVPVGGEPVKYEFDKDSGALFVDRILHTPMRYPANYGFVPHTLSPDGDPLDALVVARSPFVPGCVVRARPIAVLNLEDEHGGDEKLVCVPEDSTFPYYTKVSEKGDLPEILFKQIEHFFTHYKDLEKEKWVRVGTWGGAEEARRIVIEAIEREKQAQNEKR